In the genome of Longimicrobium sp., the window AGCCTGGCCCTGGGGTCGGTGATCTTCCTGGCCTTCAACATCGCCGATGCCCGCACGCGCGTACGCCGGCGGCGCGCGGACGTTCCCGAGCGTGTGTAAGTGCCAGATTAACAACGGGTTAACCAAGCGTTGAGGCCGCCCCAACCCTCGACAAAAGCTCGCCGAGGCATTAGATTCCTCGGCATGAAGACCGCAATCGACCTCAGCAAGACGGCCGCGCTTTTCGAGGCGCCCACGCACGCCCCTGGCCGGGGGCTGCGTACCGACCGTGTGCGCCTGTCCGGCGTCGAAGGGCTGGACGAGGTGAACCGGGAGCGGGCGGCGCTGCGCGACCTGGCCGACGAAGAGCTGTTTACCCGATATACGCAGGGCGACCAGGGCGGTTTCGACGTGCTGGTGCAGCGGTACGAGCCGCGGATCCAGGGCTTTCTGCGCAAGCGCCTGAACGACGAGGAGCGCGTGGCGGACCTTACGCAGGACACCTTCCTGCGCATTCACCGCGCGCGTGAAAGCTACGATCCCAGCCGCAAGTTCTCGACGTGGATCCACACGATCGCGAACAACCTGCTGAAGAACGAGTTCCGCAACCGCTCGCGCCGCCGCGAGACGGCGTTCTCGGAGCTGCGTCCCGACGCCACGTCGTCCGGCGCCCCGGCGCGCCCGGTGGAGTTCGCCAGCGGCGCGGCGGACCCGTCGCGCGAGGCGTACCGCAGCGAGCTGCGCAAGGCCATCGACATGGCCATCGAGCGGATGGACGAGCACCACCGCATTCCGTTCGTGATGCGCGAGGTGGAGGACCGCACCTACGAGGAGATCGCCGAGGAGATCGGGATTCCCGTGGGCACGGTGAAGAGCCGCCTGAACCGCGCCCGCAACTCGTTCCGGATGCTGCTGCCGGTTCCGGTCTGAGCTTTGGCGTGAAGGTGTTGATTCGGCCCGTCCCGGCAGCTGCCGGGACGGGCCGAACTGCGTTTGGTTCCCCCTCCCCCGGCCCCTCCCCCGCAAACCGCGCGGGAGAGGGGAGAACGTCGAGTGCGGTTCGATGGGCTGCCGGTGCATGCCCCTGGGAGCCCCCTCCCCCCGGCGCCCGTCCCCCGCTGCGCAGGGGAGGGGGAGACCTGAATCGCGCTTCGGCCGGCCTCGTGCACTCGACAGTCACCGCGGCCAGGAACGGTGCGCTTCGGGCGGAATCGGCGCATGCCCCTGGCCGCCCT includes:
- a CDS encoding RNA polymerase sigma factor produces the protein MKTAIDLSKTAALFEAPTHAPGRGLRTDRVRLSGVEGLDEVNRERAALRDLADEELFTRYTQGDQGGFDVLVQRYEPRIQGFLRKRLNDEERVADLTQDTFLRIHRARESYDPSRKFSTWIHTIANNLLKNEFRNRSRRRETAFSELRPDATSSGAPARPVEFASGAADPSREAYRSELRKAIDMAIERMDEHHRIPFVMREVEDRTYEEIAEEIGIPVGTVKSRLNRARNSFRMLLPVPV